AGACAGAACTCATTTACTAATGCACCGGTTTTAGATTTCACTGTACAGAGAGACGAGAGAGGACAAGAAAGAAAAAGCTGGGaagaatgcattttttgttttttgtcctaaataaaaagaagaaactaAACCGAAAAAAATTACGATACATTTTATCTTTAtggatattttctttatattatattttctagcCTAAATATGTTTAACGATTTTGTGGAACTCAAACAGCAGATATTGAGTACGTCATTTATTGATATTAACTTTGATTTGGctaatgttttcttgtaaataaatgcatcacagtCTTTGTGTAACCATGCAGCACCACTTCAGAGATTCTACCGGTCTTGCACGTTCGGTCCACATTTTGAAAAACCGGGGGCGCTACTTATCTAGTGACTAGCATTATGTTATCTCACCAGCTCGAGAGGCTGATTGTTTTCAATTGGACTCCAAATATCTCTGCGCGCATCTAGACCTTGCGCACAGCGTGTGCTCTTGACAATGGCACAAGCCAGGCAGAGTGCAAATAACTGTGTAGCAATCAAATGCACGATTATCTGTTACACATTGTCAATCTAATAATTAATTTTCAACTGAGGAACGTCTTTTCTTAGACtattacttaataaataaagacaatgcAGTTCATTTTACATTCTTCACTTACACAGCATTGTGCATTCAAAATCTgttagcataaaaataaaaagcaccaaaaaaagcATGTAAAGGCTTTTGGTGCAAAAGGAGCGAACGCTGCCTTCAGACAGTTGCTATAATTGATTAGTATCGAGGTGCCCGGCTCCCTCAGGTAGAACTGGAGACGGGGGATCCAGTTTCAGACCACCGAGTCCCCGTGGGAGGAAATGGAAGCAGAGTTTTCTCCGCACTGCTGCAGGGGATAGGGCAGCTGGAGAGCCAATCAGCAGTCGCGCAGTGCTCTTTTAGCGCGACATGAGTCGATAGTGAGCAAACTGTCTTCAACAAACACCCAAAACTTCACGGCGCGCGCAGAGGACATCTCCAAGCCCCAAAATCTTGTCAAGCGAACTAATCGCTCTCATTAAAAGAAGGCAAACGGGGTGTCTCCCATTCCGCTTCCTTCACAGCATCTAGAGGAGAGCGGCTTGGTAGCGGGAGTCAGACGTCATGTCAATGTTGCCTTCCTTCGGGTTTACTCAGGAGCAagtcgcgtgtgtgtgtgaggtgctgCAACAAGGGGGGAACCTTGAGCGTCTCGGCCGTTTTCTGTGGTCTCTTCCGGCCTGCGACCATCTCCACAAGAACGAGAGCGTCCTCAAAGCCAAGGCTGTCGTCGCCTTTCACCGTGGAAACTTCAGGGAACTTTATAAGATACTAGAGAGTCACCAGTTCTCTCCGCACAACCATCCGAAGCTGCAGCAGCTGTGGCTTAAGGCCCATTACATTGAGGCCGAGAAGCTGAGGGGGCGACCGCTGGGAGCGGTGGGGAAATATCGGGTGCGGAGGAAATTTCCTCTGCCACGCACAATATGGGACGGCGAGGAGACCAGCTACTGTTTTAAGGAGAAATCCCGCGGTGTGCTGCGGGAGTGGTACACGCACAACCCCTATCCATCTCCTCGGGAAAAGAGGGAGCTAGCCGAGGCCACAGGGCTGACCACCACACAAGTGAGCAACTGGTTTAAAAACAGACGGCAGAGGGATCGCGCAGCGGAGGCAAAAGAAAGGTAAGCTCAATCACctgagaacaaaataaaaacgCGTTTCATACAGCAAGTTTAGCTGCTCATAACACTTACTTACAGCTGACAACTGTTGCAGTTCTGATGATGCTATTGTTGACATGTTTACTCGGATTCCAACAAGTGCGCTGCTTTATTttagaaagaacagaaaagagaTCAGCGTCGTAGACTGGAAAAGCATGGTTACCTTAAGGATCTATTTCTGTCTTATagcttttacaaaatatatttattagtgtGACCAATAAAATCAGGTTGATTCAGttgtgttttataatatttgttatgcAATTAATTTGTTACCAGATGGAGCAcctattttttccttaaaaaaatatacatttttatcttaACGCTCAGAGAGAATTCCAGTGAAGccagatattttttctttattttaatatttacatttttattttaacagtcaGAGAGGATTCCAGTGAAGCCAGATTAAAGATAAACTACCGATATTTTCAGATCATTCAAATGAAAATTGTTCCTTTTATTTCGATGTGTTCAGTAGgctaattatgaaataaatttgaatttgaatgtgtgagaatttattttattagatttggattccaaaaaaaaaaaaaaaaaaaaaaaaaacgattgtaTATTTTACACAGCATGTTTTATCTACAATATAAAGTTAACCCTGCTCTCATTATCTTTGACAGAGAGAACAGCGAGAACAACAACACCGGCGCTAACAAACAGAACCAGCTGTCACCGCTGGACGGCGGGAAGTCCCTGATGTCAAGCTCGGAGGACGAATTCTCGCCCCCGCAGAGTCCTGACCAGAACTCCGTGCTCCTGCTCCAGGGTAACATGAGCCACCCCGGCGCGTCCGCGTACTCCATGACCGGCCTCGGCGCTGAGCAGTCGGTACACGGCATGCAGGGACACCCACATCAGCTTCAGGATTCATTACTGGGACCTTTAACTTCAAGCCTAGTGGACCTCGGTTCTTAAGTGATTACGACtgagcttttatttatttttgtttattttgtaccaAATATAGACTGAGATCTGCcacttttactgtatatatatatataagagagaaAATGAACAGTATAAATCTGAGTAAAACTCCTTAATTTTTATCTGGTTTTCAGAGAAATACTCAGTGGTACGCTTTACCGTGGTGGACTGACATTTGCCAAGTCGTTAAACTGGTCAGAAGACAAACCAAAAGCAGTTAATAAAACGATTCTTTTCTTCAAACTAATAAGACGTTCGTCTAGCATTTCATCATTCTGTTTTGCACCCATAAAATCCTAAGATGAATTAGTGGAAAACtcatatttctgtttaaatacaATTTCGGGATTTTAATTTTCGCCAAAATCTGTTTGACAAAGATATatggtgaaaaaaatatttacagatgaagcGTCAGGTCTTTGTATTATAACCTGCAAATAATTCAGAATATAATAGGTTACaccattacatttaaataagaaaaaaagtaaagttaaTTTTAGCTAAGGGTAAAAATAACACATTCGAGTATTCGCTTCATGTATCGGACGAAGATATCCTCGCTCATCATCTCTACAAAagcacatttgttaaaaaaaaaaaatcctattatttCCTAGATCCTATCTGCAATCATTGTAGGCTATAATAAAACTCCCGTGCTTTTTCCCGCTCCTTTGTTCATCCCAGATCAAACTTAGCCTAAATATTAAATCGAATACCAAACAATTCGTTTTTAAGTTTCTTAGTTTGCGTAGAAATGACAAAGGTCACAGCCCaatagaaattattaaataactaat
The sequence above is drawn from the Cyprinus carpio isolate SPL01 chromosome B20, ASM1834038v1, whole genome shotgun sequence genome and encodes:
- the LOC109054155 gene encoding homeobox protein six1b, whose amino-acid sequence is MSMLPSFGFTQEQVACVCEVLQQGGNLERLGRFLWSLPACDHLHKNESVLKAKAVVAFHRGNFRELYKILESHQFSPHNHPKLQQLWLKAHYIEAEKLRGRPLGAVGKYRVRRKFPLPRTIWDGEETSYCFKEKSRGVLREWYTHNPYPSPREKRELAEATGLTTTQVSNWFKNRRQRDRAAEAKERENSENNNTGANKQNQLSPLDGGKSLMSSSEDEFSPPQSPDQNSVLLLQGNMSHPGASAYSMTGLGAEQSVHGMQGHPHQLQDSLLGPLTSSLVDLGS